The Micromonospora sp. Llam0 genome includes a window with the following:
- the tmk gene encoding dTMP kinase, whose amino-acid sequence MLGVASFSDWLGLLATSIFAAGQVSGGAAQGAAFGGVIAVRLLPALVLGPVAGVLADRFDRRYTMVICDLLRFVLFASIPLLPMFGASGALTVAWAAIAIFLIETITLIWIPAKEAAVPNLIPKARLEIANQLTLIATYGLTPVLAAISLAVLDAAVRAATVTDLPSWAEPAQLALFFNAASRLATAIVVFYGIKEISGRAGAAGHADQSLIRQFAEGWRFIGQTPLVRGLVLGIFGAFAGGGIVIGTAKFFTASLSAGDAAFYLLFAALFVGLGAGIGLGPAVVRDLSRRRWFGLSIVLASGSVLILALSIHLSMAILGAVLVGAAAGMAFLAGITLLGGEIADDVRGRVFAVVQTGTRVVLMLAISVSSVLVGVGGSRQLQIANLGVSFSSTRLLLLLAGVFGIFAGLSAFRQMDDKPGVPVLADLWGSIRGRPLTSAEPFTANGVFVVFEGGEGAGKSTQVTALAQVLRERGREVMVTREPGASGLGEKIRRLVLDGGPDAPSPRAEALLYAADRAHHVATVVRPALARGAVVISDRYVDSSLAYQGAGRTLPVDEVSWLSSWATGGLKPDLVVLLDIEPRAGLDRAQRRGVGGDRLESESLAFHERVRYAFLDLAAADPKRYLVLDATRGVDEIRGAVLDRVEVLTGRADPAAPVDATEPKAAAKSTAAAEPKAAAEPKADAEPKADAEPKADAEAGRPT is encoded by the coding sequence GTGCTCGGGGTCGCCTCGTTCAGCGACTGGCTGGGCCTGCTCGCCACCTCGATCTTCGCGGCCGGGCAGGTTTCCGGCGGTGCGGCCCAGGGCGCGGCGTTCGGCGGTGTGATCGCCGTACGGCTGCTGCCGGCGTTGGTTCTCGGCCCGGTCGCCGGGGTGCTCGCCGACCGGTTCGACCGGCGCTACACGATGGTCATCTGCGACCTGCTCCGGTTCGTGCTGTTCGCCTCGATCCCGCTGCTGCCGATGTTCGGCGCGAGCGGCGCGCTCACGGTCGCCTGGGCGGCGATCGCGATCTTCCTGATCGAAACGATCACGTTGATCTGGATCCCGGCCAAGGAGGCGGCGGTCCCCAACCTGATCCCCAAGGCCCGGCTGGAGATCGCCAACCAGCTCACCCTGATCGCCACGTACGGGCTCACCCCGGTGCTCGCCGCGATCAGCCTGGCCGTCCTCGACGCCGCCGTCCGGGCGGCGACGGTGACCGATCTGCCATCCTGGGCGGAACCGGCGCAGCTGGCGCTGTTCTTCAACGCCGCCTCCCGGCTGGCCACCGCGATCGTGGTCTTCTACGGCATCAAGGAGATCAGCGGGCGGGCCGGCGCCGCCGGGCACGCCGATCAGAGCCTGATCCGGCAGTTCGCCGAGGGATGGCGGTTCATTGGCCAGACCCCGCTGGTCCGCGGCCTGGTATTGGGCATCTTCGGCGCGTTCGCCGGCGGTGGCATCGTGATCGGCACCGCGAAGTTCTTCACCGCCTCGCTGAGCGCCGGTGACGCCGCCTTCTACCTGCTCTTCGCGGCGCTCTTCGTCGGTCTGGGCGCCGGGATCGGGCTCGGCCCGGCGGTGGTGCGTGACCTGTCCCGGCGACGCTGGTTCGGGCTGAGCATCGTGCTGGCCAGCGGCTCGGTGCTGATCCTCGCCCTGTCCATCCACCTGTCCATGGCCATCCTCGGCGCGGTGCTGGTCGGCGCGGCGGCCGGGATGGCCTTCCTGGCCGGGATCACCCTGCTCGGCGGCGAGATCGCCGACGACGTCCGGGGCCGGGTCTTCGCCGTGGTGCAGACCGGCACCCGGGTGGTGCTGATGCTGGCCATCTCGGTCAGCAGCGTACTGGTCGGCGTGGGCGGTTCCCGCCAGCTGCAGATCGCCAACCTGGGCGTCTCGTTCTCCTCGACCCGGTTGCTGCTGCTGCTCGCCGGGGTGTTCGGCATCTTCGCCGGGCTCAGCGCCTTCCGCCAGATGGACGACAAACCGGGCGTTCCGGTCCTGGCTGATCTGTGGGGGTCGATCCGGGGGCGGCCGTTGACGTCGGCGGAGCCGTTCACCGCCAACGGAGTCTTCGTCGTCTTCGAAGGCGGCGAGGGAGCCGGCAAGTCCACTCAGGTGACGGCGTTGGCGCAGGTGCTGCGCGAGCGCGGCCGGGAAGTGATGGTGACCCGCGAACCGGGGGCCAGCGGTCTCGGCGAGAAGATCCGCCGGCTGGTGCTCGACGGCGGCCCGGACGCGCCGTCGCCCCGCGCGGAGGCCCTGCTGTACGCCGCCGACCGGGCCCACCACGTGGCGACCGTGGTCCGGCCGGCGCTGGCCCGAGGCGCGGTGGTGATCAGTGACCGCTACGTCGACTCGTCGCTGGCGTACCAGGGCGCCGGGCGGACCTTGCCGGTCGACGAGGTCTCCTGGCTCTCCTCCTGGGCCACCGGCGGCCTCAAACCCGATTTGGTGGTGCTGCTGGACATCGAGCCGCGGGCCGGCCTGGACCGGGCGCAGCGGCGCGGGGTCGGCGGCGACCGGCTGGAGAGCGAGTCGCTGGCGTTCCACGAACGGGTCCGGTACGCGTTCCTCGATCTGGCCGCCGCCGACCCGAAACGCTACCTGGTGCTGGACGCCACCCGTGGCGTCGACGAGATACGCGGCGCGGTGCTCGACCGGGTCGAGGTGCTGACCGGCCGGGCCGACCCGGCGGCGCCCGTCGACGCCACCGAGCCGAAAGCCGCCGCCAAGTCAACAGCCGCTGCCGAGCCGAAAGCCGCTGCCGAGCCGAAAGCCGACGCTGAGCCGAAAGCCGACGCTGAGCCGAAAGCCGACGCCGAAGCGGGGCGACCGACGTGA
- a CDS encoding metallophosphoesterase: MTDEPSTTAPAVDPAGPDPADPGPVDPDPPAADHHRPRSLDPRELGFTPRPPVPWLAPMLLLSTGLRTLLAMLFGAYLDKRELQGALPDDVHRHDAVDGELWIDYVADLGDGFPATYSLAYLLAQPELDVDGAGRLRRGDLLVMGGDQVYPAASGEAYEDRSKGPYQAAFPRPPAGQPRPTLYAIPGNHDWYDGLTAFLRLFARRRDATIGGWRTEQKRSYFATRLPNDWWLFAIDEQFGAYLDDPQLIYFEKAAEQLKPGDRVILAVPEPTWVKAVGDPQAYDAVDYFLRTVIKPTGARVPLMISGDQHHYARYANPDRQLITCGGGGAYLSATHKLPERITVPPVDTLARNASPHRDYELAGRYPDAARSRRYSWGIFHRLPRRNPGFATLLGTLQTLLMLAVAGVIVSWADPDNQRLFSIPLVAMVVLTLAASVVFAKPPSASGARHSRHWLLGLGHGVAHIALAWVGALIWLELPFVDWPWPLPVVAAAVVYGPVAGLVASQLTAGYLVLAGAFDVNLNELFAGQGIEDSKCFIRMRFAADGSLTLYPVAVDRVCQRWRAAPQAPVHAPWIVPEQPLAARLAEEPITIR, translated from the coding sequence GTGACGGACGAACCGAGCACAACCGCCCCAGCCGTTGACCCGGCCGGTCCGGACCCGGCCGACCCCGGACCGGTCGACCCGGACCCACCCGCCGCCGACCATCACCGACCCCGGTCGCTGGACCCGAGGGAGCTCGGCTTCACCCCCCGGCCCCCGGTGCCCTGGCTGGCCCCGATGTTGCTGCTCAGCACCGGGCTACGCACCCTGCTGGCGATGCTGTTCGGCGCGTACCTCGACAAGCGGGAACTGCAGGGCGCGCTCCCCGACGACGTGCACCGGCACGACGCCGTCGACGGGGAGCTGTGGATCGACTACGTGGCCGACCTGGGTGACGGCTTCCCGGCCACCTACTCGCTGGCGTACCTGCTGGCGCAGCCGGAGCTGGACGTCGACGGCGCCGGCCGGCTGCGCCGCGGCGACCTGCTGGTGATGGGCGGCGACCAGGTCTACCCGGCAGCCAGCGGTGAGGCGTACGAGGACCGGAGCAAGGGGCCGTACCAGGCGGCCTTCCCGAGGCCGCCGGCCGGGCAGCCGCGACCCACGCTGTACGCCATCCCCGGCAACCACGACTGGTACGACGGGCTCACCGCGTTCCTGCGGCTGTTCGCCCGCCGACGCGACGCCACCATCGGCGGCTGGCGGACCGAGCAGAAGCGTTCGTACTTCGCCACCCGGCTGCCGAACGACTGGTGGCTGTTCGCCATCGACGAGCAGTTCGGCGCGTACCTGGACGACCCGCAGTTGATCTACTTCGAGAAGGCGGCCGAGCAGCTCAAGCCGGGCGACCGGGTGATCCTGGCGGTGCCGGAACCGACCTGGGTCAAGGCGGTCGGCGACCCGCAGGCCTACGACGCGGTCGACTACTTCCTGCGTACGGTGATCAAGCCGACCGGGGCCCGGGTGCCGCTGATGATCTCCGGCGACCAGCACCACTACGCCCGCTACGCGAACCCCGACCGGCAGCTGATCACCTGCGGGGGCGGCGGCGCCTACCTGTCGGCGACACACAAACTGCCCGAGCGGATCACCGTACCGCCGGTCGACACCCTTGCCCGTAACGCCAGCCCGCACCGCGACTACGAGCTGGCCGGCCGCTACCCGGACGCGGCCCGGTCCCGCCGCTACAGCTGGGGGATCTTCCACCGGCTGCCGCGCCGCAACCCGGGCTTCGCCACCCTGCTCGGCACTCTGCAGACGCTGCTGATGCTGGCCGTCGCCGGGGTCATCGTCTCCTGGGCAGACCCTGACAACCAGCGGCTGTTCAGCATTCCGCTGGTCGCGATGGTGGTGCTCACCCTCGCCGCGTCGGTGGTCTTCGCCAAGCCGCCGAGCGCCAGCGGTGCCCGACATTCCCGGCACTGGCTGCTCGGGCTCGGACACGGTGTCGCACACATCGCGCTGGCCTGGGTCGGCGCGCTGATCTGGCTGGAGCTGCCGTTCGTCGACTGGCCCTGGCCGCTGCCGGTGGTCGCCGCCGCAGTCGTCTACGGCCCGGTCGCCGGGCTGGTCGCCAGCCAGTTGACCGCCGGTTACCTGGTGCTGGCCGGCGCGTTCGACGTCAACCTCAACGAGCTGTTCGCCGGGCAGGGCATCGAGGACTCGAAGTGCTTTATCCGGATGCGGTTCGCCGCCGACGGGTCGCTGACCCTCTACCCGGTGGCCGTCGACCGGGTGTGCCAGCGCTGGCGGGCCGCCCCGCAGGCCCCCGTGCACGCCCCGTGGATCGTGCCGGAGCAGCCGCTGGCCGCCCGACTCGCCGAGGAGCCGATCACCATCCGCTGA
- a CDS encoding YbaB/EbfC family nucleoid-associated protein, protein MVRQIDEAWIEDAVERYRQIEARQVEFDKAVHTVEVTVRSPDGSVEIVVNAAGTVTDVRILGPLHTRSNTELAGAVRSTVAAAADAARWAREKLWAETFGAHPSLREV, encoded by the coding sequence GTGGTACGGCAGATCGACGAGGCGTGGATCGAGGACGCGGTCGAGCGGTACCGCCAGATCGAGGCCCGACAGGTCGAGTTCGACAAGGCGGTGCACACCGTCGAGGTGACGGTGCGCTCGCCGGACGGGTCGGTTGAGATCGTGGTGAACGCCGCCGGCACCGTGACCGACGTGCGGATCCTCGGTCCACTGCACACCCGGAGCAACACCGAACTGGCCGGCGCGGTGCGCTCGACGGTGGCGGCGGCAGCCGACGCCGCCCGCTGGGCACGCGAGAAACTGTGGGCCGAGACGTTCGGTGCCCACCCGTCACTGCGGGAGGTCTGA
- a CDS encoding TetR/AcrR family transcriptional regulator yields the protein MSTPAVTSGPLRRVPVQGRSLARVQRMLDACAEIVDEVGYEGLTTTLLAERAEVAIGSVYQFFPDKRAIVQALTLRNIDAYVQRLNERFTGGEFDHWWDGVAAGIDEYICMHRTVPGFRTLHFGDVVDVRLLDESRDNNAVIASELSKVLVGRFGIPDEPRLRFALQIAVEAADALIKLAFRRTAEGDDSVLREAKALIREYLHRHVDPAATGRDRDGAGDRARDGARDRDRPG from the coding sequence GTGTCGACACCAGCCGTCACCAGTGGCCCGCTGCGGCGGGTGCCGGTCCAGGGGCGCAGTCTCGCCCGGGTCCAGCGCATGCTCGACGCATGCGCCGAGATTGTGGACGAGGTTGGCTACGAGGGTCTGACGACGACCCTGCTCGCCGAACGAGCCGAGGTGGCCATCGGTTCCGTCTATCAGTTCTTCCCGGACAAGCGGGCGATCGTACAGGCGCTGACGCTGCGCAACATCGACGCGTACGTGCAGCGGCTCAACGAACGGTTCACCGGTGGCGAGTTCGACCACTGGTGGGACGGCGTTGCCGCCGGCATTGACGAGTACATCTGCATGCACCGTACGGTGCCCGGATTCCGCACCCTGCACTTCGGCGACGTGGTCGACGTACGACTGCTGGACGAGAGCCGGGACAACAACGCGGTGATCGCCAGTGAGCTGTCCAAGGTCCTGGTGGGTCGGTTCGGCATCCCGGACGAACCCCGGCTGCGGTTCGCGCTGCAGATCGCGGTGGAGGCCGCCGACGCGCTGATCAAACTGGCGTTCCGGCGCACCGCCGAGGGCGACGACAGCGTACTGCGCGAAGCGAAGGCACTGATCCGCGAATATCTGCACCGCCACGTCGACCCCGCCGCGACCGGCCGCGACCGCGACGGTGCCGGTGACCGTGCCCGCGACGGTGCTCGCGACCGTGACCGACCGGGCTGA
- a CDS encoding bifunctional serine/threonine-protein kinase/DEAD/DEAH box helicase, whose protein sequence is MANRYLVNTDAERIGGQGKIVKAIDGSDGTQVALKLISRRDADEIQKVFFRREVEALYLLDHPNIVSLLAFGEDEHEDAFYLVMPWIDKNLLGVLPSDGELGWDDFAEQWGLPLVEALAHAHQRDVVHRDVKPANILIDQDGTPKLADFGISKIRSQMVAEVTVVEHFSRPYAPPDRQGMASQSRDVWGFAATALRCLTSGPFDDYPDIKTALADIDVPPQVHALLEECMSQDPQARPQNAVVLRSRLREIQSGRQRRFSTYVRQAQLRVSDEAARRLATPPLDRDADAIEQALSRELAHGSHLVRYTDPAGHVSVDTLELIGSERRLRLAVVNDRPEFVVTKVNDAADPVLESVRRRGWPVGDQIKWTSRPQPPAAALETKEMILAGLDDHYIRLDDEKHRQAENIMFDKWIALLDAKENLELERETPLEYKSIDVDGRRVKFYLRHRPESDILGQERVCRRPAGRLVGGPGIVVEQEDLIITVAYSRKVKGLPSTGELVLHIGPTAAALRRQRDAVVNVRAGISVRPQLRQLLLDPTRIGAPAPRALRSWFGTALDDDKKTAVAAALGGPDFFLLEGPPGFFLLEGPPGTGKTSFIAELVQQELARKPDAQILLVSQTHVAVDNALVRLAEAGVSHLVRLGKDDDPRIAPEARRHLLEQKVPPMVRQVRQRAAAELRKRARDVGVDLGHVEGAAAIRELAEALRDLESTRARLDTLAVNPSGSTGQLPDFGEQDSASQTASLNERLQALSERADELRERANSALGGDLELPQELTQEIARDAFDAVVGDDEQLRKLVGLLALQAEWFQRIESGRELEGVVLRASRVVAGTCLGFLSHPAVRDLKFDLCILDEASKATATETLVPLSRSKRWVLVGDPNQLPPMQEEVLDHPELMQRHDLDRADVEQSLFRRLLDHAPAAAKHRLTHQYRMHAGIGDLISACFYDGQLMSKSTRTLPGWELMYKPVTWLDTGAMSDRHERQDGTSVVNHCEVRIIRRAINTLRSALAKQLIRPPDSKPLRVLVLTAYRKQMDELRRAVAGPPSNHLEIEVNTVDAVQGREADVTFYSVVRSNDQRNFGFLGPRHWRRINVALSRSRYGLVIVGDAPFCESTPGPLSKVLTHIRRNGATCKIGDASNG, encoded by the coding sequence GTGGCGAACCGGTATCTCGTCAACACCGACGCCGAGCGCATCGGCGGCCAAGGCAAGATCGTCAAGGCGATTGATGGCAGTGACGGAACCCAGGTCGCCCTGAAACTCATCTCGCGGCGCGACGCCGACGAGATCCAGAAGGTCTTCTTCCGACGCGAGGTCGAGGCCCTCTACCTGTTGGATCACCCGAACATCGTTTCGCTGCTCGCTTTCGGCGAGGACGAGCACGAGGACGCGTTCTACCTCGTGATGCCGTGGATCGACAAGAACCTGCTCGGCGTCCTGCCCTCAGACGGGGAACTGGGCTGGGACGACTTCGCCGAGCAGTGGGGGCTGCCGCTGGTCGAGGCGCTCGCGCACGCCCATCAGCGGGATGTGGTCCACCGCGATGTCAAACCTGCGAACATCCTGATCGACCAGGACGGCACACCCAAGCTTGCTGATTTCGGCATCAGCAAGATCCGCAGTCAGATGGTCGCGGAGGTCACGGTAGTTGAGCACTTCTCGCGTCCGTATGCCCCGCCGGACCGGCAGGGCATGGCCAGTCAAAGCCGGGACGTGTGGGGCTTCGCCGCAACCGCGTTGCGCTGCCTAACCAGCGGCCCGTTCGACGACTATCCCGACATCAAGACAGCGCTGGCCGACATCGATGTGCCGCCGCAGGTTCACGCACTGCTCGAAGAGTGCATGAGCCAGGACCCGCAAGCCCGACCGCAGAACGCAGTCGTCCTGCGAAGCAGGCTGCGCGAGATCCAGTCTGGCCGCCAGCGCAGATTCTCGACCTACGTCCGCCAGGCCCAACTGCGAGTCAGCGACGAAGCGGCCAGACGCCTCGCTACGCCCCCGCTCGACCGCGACGCCGACGCCATCGAGCAGGCGCTATCTCGCGAACTGGCCCACGGCAGCCATCTCGTCCGCTACACCGACCCCGCGGGCCACGTGTCAGTCGACACGCTGGAGCTGATCGGCAGCGAGCGCCGTCTGCGGCTCGCCGTTGTGAACGACCGCCCCGAGTTCGTCGTGACCAAGGTCAACGACGCCGCGGACCCGGTCCTCGAAAGCGTTCGCAGGCGCGGGTGGCCGGTCGGCGATCAGATCAAGTGGACTTCGCGCCCCCAGCCGCCCGCGGCAGCGCTTGAGACCAAGGAGATGATCCTCGCCGGGCTCGACGACCACTACATCCGCCTTGACGACGAAAAGCACCGTCAGGCCGAGAACATCATGTTCGACAAGTGGATCGCCCTGCTGGACGCGAAGGAGAACCTGGAACTCGAGCGGGAAACCCCGCTGGAGTACAAGTCGATCGACGTCGACGGCCGGCGCGTGAAGTTCTACCTGCGCCACCGTCCTGAATCCGACATCCTGGGCCAGGAACGGGTTTGCCGCAGACCAGCAGGCCGGCTCGTCGGCGGTCCTGGCATCGTCGTCGAGCAGGAAGATCTGATCATCACGGTCGCGTATTCGCGGAAAGTCAAGGGCCTGCCCAGCACCGGTGAACTCGTGCTGCACATTGGGCCCACCGCTGCGGCCTTGCGACGACAGCGCGACGCCGTGGTCAACGTCCGGGCCGGGATCTCGGTCCGCCCACAGCTGCGCCAACTGCTGCTCGACCCCACCCGCATCGGCGCCCCGGCCCCACGCGCGCTCAGATCATGGTTTGGCACGGCGCTTGACGACGACAAGAAGACCGCAGTCGCCGCGGCCTTGGGCGGCCCCGACTTCTTCCTGCTGGAAGGACCGCCCGGCTTCTTCCTGCTGGAAGGACCGCCCGGCACCGGCAAGACCAGCTTCATCGCCGAACTCGTACAGCAGGAACTGGCCCGCAAGCCTGACGCTCAGATCCTGCTGGTCAGCCAGACCCATGTCGCGGTCGACAACGCGCTGGTCCGCCTCGCCGAAGCCGGAGTAAGCCATCTCGTTCGGCTCGGCAAGGACGACGACCCGCGCATCGCCCCTGAAGCCCGCCGGCACCTGCTCGAACAGAAGGTGCCGCCGATGGTCCGTCAGGTTCGACAGCGGGCCGCAGCGGAGCTGAGAAAGCGCGCCCGTGACGTAGGTGTGGACTTGGGTCATGTGGAGGGCGCGGCGGCGATCCGCGAACTAGCCGAGGCACTCCGTGACCTCGAAAGCACCCGAGCCCGGCTTGACACGCTCGCCGTCAACCCCAGCGGCTCCACCGGACAACTGCCCGACTTCGGCGAGCAGGACAGCGCCTCGCAGACAGCCTCGCTCAACGAACGGTTGCAGGCGCTCAGCGAGCGGGCCGACGAGCTGCGCGAGCGCGCCAACAGTGCCTTGGGCGGGGACCTGGAACTGCCGCAGGAGCTAACCCAAGAGATCGCCCGTGACGCGTTCGACGCTGTCGTTGGGGACGATGAGCAGTTACGCAAGCTCGTCGGGCTGCTGGCGTTGCAGGCCGAGTGGTTCCAGCGGATCGAATCGGGACGGGAACTCGAGGGCGTAGTCCTCCGGGCTTCGCGAGTGGTCGCCGGCACCTGTCTGGGGTTCTTGTCGCACCCAGCCGTCCGAGACCTCAAATTCGACTTGTGCATCCTGGACGAGGCATCCAAGGCAACCGCCACCGAGACGCTTGTGCCCTTGTCAAGGTCCAAGCGGTGGGTACTGGTGGGCGACCCCAACCAGCTTCCGCCAATGCAGGAAGAGGTCCTTGACCACCCCGAGCTGATGCAGCGCCACGACCTCGACCGTGCCGACGTCGAGCAGAGCCTCTTCCGGCGGCTGCTGGACCACGCGCCCGCCGCCGCCAAGCACAGGCTCACCCATCAGTACCGGATGCATGCTGGCATCGGCGACCTCATCTCCGCCTGCTTCTACGACGGCCAGCTCATGTCGAAGTCAACGCGCACGCTGCCCGGTTGGGAACTTATGTACAAGCCGGTCACGTGGCTGGACACCGGCGCAATGTCCGACCGGCACGAACGGCAAGACGGCACCAGCGTGGTCAACCACTGCGAGGTGCGCATCATCCGTCGCGCGATCAACACCCTGCGCAGCGCGCTGGCCAAGCAGCTCATCAGACCGCCCGACAGCAAACCCCTGCGCGTGCTTGTGCTGACCGCCTACAGGAAGCAGATGGACGAGCTTCGCCGGGCGGTGGCCGGACCGCCGTCGAACCACCTCGAAATCGAGGTCAACACCGTCGACGCCGTCCAGGGACGCGAAGCCGACGTCACCTTCTATTCCGTGGTCCGCAGCAACGACCAACGCAACTTCGGGTTCCTCGGACCGCGGCACTGGCGGCGCATCAACGTCGCCCTGTCCCGTTCCCGGTACGGCCTCGTCATAGTCGGCGACGCACCGTTCTGCGAGTCGACGCCCGGCCCCCTGAGCAAGGTGCTGACCCACATCCGCCGCAACGGAGCCACCTGCAAGATCGGAGACGCGAGCAATGGCTGA
- a CDS encoding regulatory iron-sulfur-containing complex subunit RicT, with the protein MGMLCAVSFNRYGRLFYLDPGDLRPAVGDKVLVPTDDGTEVAECVWAPQWVDDPTDGFPRLAGLATEQDLHRDEVQRKRKAEAKVAAKRLIREHGLPMKVVAVDHVLEPGSLHSARATIYFTAPHRVDFRSLVRDLGATLHCRVELRQLSARDSARVQGGIGSCGRDLCCATFLTDFEPVTIRMAKDQDLPLNPLRISGACGRLMCCLKYEHPLYADSGSYPTSGQRVETPDGPAKVVSRHPPSESVTVRQISDGAVKRCALADVCGPRRAHDQAYG; encoded by the coding sequence ATGGGGATGCTCTGCGCGGTCAGCTTCAACCGGTACGGGCGCCTCTTCTACCTCGACCCCGGTGATCTGCGGCCGGCGGTCGGTGACAAGGTGCTGGTGCCGACCGACGACGGCACCGAGGTCGCCGAGTGCGTCTGGGCCCCGCAGTGGGTCGACGATCCCACCGACGGCTTTCCCCGGCTGGCCGGCCTGGCCACCGAGCAGGACCTGCACCGTGACGAGGTGCAGCGCAAACGCAAGGCGGAGGCGAAGGTCGCGGCGAAGCGGCTGATCCGCGAGCACGGACTGCCGATGAAGGTGGTCGCCGTCGACCACGTGCTGGAGCCGGGGTCGCTGCACAGCGCCCGGGCCACCATCTACTTCACCGCGCCGCATCGGGTCGACTTCCGGTCGCTGGTGCGTGACCTCGGCGCGACCCTGCACTGCCGGGTGGAGCTGCGGCAGCTGTCGGCCCGGGACTCGGCCCGGGTGCAGGGCGGGATCGGCTCCTGCGGCCGGGACCTGTGCTGCGCCACCTTCCTCACCGACTTCGAGCCGGTGACCATCCGGATGGCCAAGGACCAGGACCTGCCGCTCAACCCGCTGCGCATCTCCGGGGCCTGCGGCCGGCTGATGTGCTGCCTCAAGTACGAACATCCGCTGTACGCGGACAGCGGCAGTTACCCCACGTCGGGTCAGCGGGTCGAGACCCCGGACGGGCCGGCCAAGGTGGTGTCGCGACACCCGCCGAGCGAGTCGGTCACCGTACGGCAGATTTCCGACGGGGCGGTGAAACGCTGCGCCCTGGCCGACGTCTGCGGTCCGCGCCGCGCCCACGACCAGGCGTACGGCTGA
- a CDS encoding DNA polymerase III subunit delta', translating into MPADVFADLVGQDEAVQTLRRAAAAAGELLAAGDGDPPPSAGAMTHAWIFTGPPGSGRSVAARALAAALQCLHGQGCGRCAGCHTTRAGTHADVRFVVPDGLSISVGEMRALVLRAASTPSAGRWQVLVIEDADRLTEAAGNALLKAIEEPPPRTVFLLCTPSTHPDDISVTIRSRCRVISLRQPPAEAVAQVLAERDGVPAETAIWAAAAAQGHVGRARRLAQDQQARERRDAVLAVPRRLTTVGACFDAASSLIAAAEAEAEAAVAETDAAERTALQTALGAGGTGRGAASAARGTAGQIKELERRQKSRATRAQRDALDRALVDLAGFYRDVLVSVLRAPVAPVHTDITGLTGAAAEKWTAESVLRRLEAVLSCREAITGNVKPRIAVEAMMLSLWRG; encoded by the coding sequence GTGCCCGCCGACGTCTTCGCCGACCTGGTCGGCCAGGACGAGGCGGTGCAGACCCTGCGCCGGGCCGCTGCGGCGGCCGGTGAACTGCTCGCCGCCGGTGACGGCGACCCGCCGCCGTCGGCCGGGGCGATGACCCACGCCTGGATCTTCACCGGGCCACCCGGCTCCGGGCGGTCGGTGGCCGCCCGCGCGCTGGCCGCCGCACTGCAGTGCCTGCACGGACAGGGCTGCGGCCGGTGCGCCGGCTGCCACACCACCCGGGCCGGTACGCACGCCGACGTCCGGTTCGTCGTGCCGGACGGCCTGTCGATCAGCGTCGGCGAGATGCGTGCGCTGGTGCTACGGGCGGCCAGCACCCCGTCGGCCGGACGCTGGCAGGTGCTGGTGATCGAGGACGCCGACCGGCTCACCGAGGCGGCCGGCAACGCGCTGCTCAAGGCGATCGAGGAACCACCGCCCAGGACGGTGTTCCTGCTCTGTACGCCGTCCACCCACCCGGACGACATCTCGGTCACCATCAGGTCCCGCTGCCGGGTGATCAGCCTGCGGCAGCCGCCGGCCGAGGCGGTCGCCCAGGTGCTGGCCGAACGGGACGGCGTACCGGCGGAGACCGCCATCTGGGCGGCGGCGGCCGCGCAGGGGCATGTCGGCCGGGCCCGCCGGCTGGCCCAGGACCAGCAGGCACGGGAGCGCCGGGACGCCGTCCTGGCGGTGCCGCGCAGGCTGACCACGGTCGGGGCCTGCTTCGACGCCGCGTCGTCGTTGATCGCCGCCGCCGAGGCAGAGGCCGAGGCGGCGGTCGCCGAGACCGACGCGGCGGAGCGTACGGCGCTGCAGACCGCGCTGGGCGCCGGCGGCACCGGGCGCGGCGCCGCCAGCGCGGCCCGGGGCACCGCCGGGCAGATCAAGGAGCTGGAACGGCGGCAGAAGTCCCGGGCCACCCGGGCGCAGCGGGACGCGCTGGACCGAGCGCTGGTCGATCTGGCCGGCTTCTACCGGGACGTCCTGGTTTCCGTACTGCGGGCCCCGGTAGCCCCGGTACACACCGACATCACCGGGCTCACCGGCGCGGCTGCCGAAAAGTGGACAGCGGAGTCGGTGCTGCGCCGGCTGGAAGCGGTGCTGAGCTGCCGAGAAGCGATCACCGGCAACGTCAAGCCACGGATCGCCGTCGAAGCGATGATGCTCAGCCTCTGGCGCGGTTAG